A section of the Oryza sativa Japonica Group chromosome 1, ASM3414082v1 genome encodes:
- the LOC4324886 gene encoding uncharacterized protein produces the protein MWALTPNSGGSSCLPARRTPPPLAAAGEAGSLAAGPGRWCSWRRRQPAERWPKLAVSASGRKSKGGRDEGGGDEPKKNKAASSSSSGKGDASAPSGDVSNNELQSNDTMYVPGNLSYWRDVRASFVVPKVQTVDAHTLPQAATDAPVHCLPRKWAHSIPMPESGCVLVAAEELDGNGTFERTVILLLRLGSRDAYDGPFGVILNRPLYTKMKHVNPSFRNQATPFSDCSLFFGGPVDMSIFLMRTTDDRPIKGFEEVSPGVCFGFRTDLEKASALLKSGAVKPEDLNFYVGYSAWDYDQLLSEIDQGYWHVTSCSSGLISDSLATDPSCLWTEILKLMGGQYAELSQKPKEDGS, from the exons atgtgggccctcaccCCAAACAGCGGTGGGTCCTCCTGCCTCCCGGCGAggcgcaccccgccgccgctcgccgccgccggcgaggccggctCGCTGGCCGCGGGGCCCGGGAGGTGGTGCTCGTGGAGGCGTCGTCAGCCGGCGGAGCGGTGGCCCAAGCTGGCGGTCAGCGCGTCAGGGAGGAAGAGCAAGGGCGGccgcgacgagggcggcggcgacgagcccaAGAAGAACAaggcggcgtcctcctcctcctccg GAAAAGGTGATGCGTCTGCTCCCAGTGGAGATGTTTCAAATAATGAACTGCAATCCAATGACACAATGTATGTACCTGGTAACTTGTCATATTGGAGAGACGTTAGAGCAAGCTTTGTGGTTCCAAAG GTGCAAACAGTAGATGCACATACTCTACCACAAGCAGCTACGGATGCACCAGTGCACTGTCTTCCTCGGAAGTGGGCACATTCTATTCCAATGCCAGAATCTGGTTGTGTGCTGGTTGCTGCTGAAGAGCTTGATGGCAATGGTACGTTTGAGAGAACTGTAATTCTCCTCCTAAGATTAGGTTCAAGAGATGCCTATGACGGCCCATTTGGCGTCATCCTAAACCGTCCACTGTATACAAAAATGAAACACGTGAACCCATCGTTCCGCAACCAGGCAACCCCTTTTAGTGATTGCTCCCTCTTCTTTGGGGGACCTGTCGACATGAGCATATTCTTGATGAGGACTACCGATGACAGACCAATTAAGGGGTTCGAAGAGGTGTCGCCAGGCGTCTGCTTCGGTTTCAGGACTGACCTAGAGAAGGCCAGTGCTCTTTTGAAGAGTGGCGCGGTTAAGCCTGAGGACTTAAACTTCTATGTTGGGTACTCTGCCTGGGATTACGACCAGTTGTTGAGCGAGATTGATCAAGGATACTGGCATGTCACTTCCTGTAGCTCAGGCCTGATAAGCGACTCCCTTGCAACAGATCCTTCTTGCCTATGGACTGAGATATTGAAGCTGATGGGAGGCCAGTACGCAGAACTGAGTCAAAAGCCAAAGGAAGATGGCTCGTGA